A genomic region of Colletotrichum destructivum chromosome 5, complete sequence contains the following coding sequences:
- a CDS encoding Putative asparaginase/glutaminase, L-asparaginase, asparaginase/glutaminase, active site 2 yields MLPQFLTAALALATGALASPTLRSNETKNDWDLDWISTDPSLPKVIIYSTGGTILSASNYSRLDNIAYGDGDNPTAEDLVGNVTEVLRVAQLAVVPFAPAPGGSAGVNSSLYLNVSQHANRQLCAEGSDVAGAVMLHGTDTLEETSFGVDLTFNCSKPFVATGAMRPDTYVSPDGYSNIYQAVAAAASPSSRDRGALIAFNDRITSVYYSTKLNANTPDTFKALEQGSLGAFLAGQPFYFFGAAYPTGRPHFDVSDTTELPAVAVVYCHQGFDASSMHAAVANGAKGLVILGPGAASLSNEAKAAAADLFEKGIPTVAAPRPASGAAVPRPVLEPVIYSSYLGGEQARVMLQLAINAGYGLEAIRDLFEHPLRSAVYDNPASRELYYP; encoded by the exons ATGCTCCCTCAGTtcctcaccgccgccctggccttggccacAGGTGCGctcgcctcgccgacgctgcgGTCCAACGAGACCAAGAACGACTGGGACCTCGACTGGATCTCGACGGACCCGTCCCTCCCCAAAGTCAT CATCTACAGCACCGGCGGCACGATCCTCTCAGCCTCCAACTACAGCCGGCTCGACAACATCGCgtacggcgacggcgacaacccgacggccgaggacctcgtcgggAACGTCACCGAGGTCCTGCGCGTCgcgcagctcgccgtcgtgccCTTCGCGCCCGCCCCCGGAGGCAGCGCGGGGGTCAATTCGTCGCTGTACCTCAACGTCAGCCAGCACGCCAACCGGCAGCTCTGCGCCGAGGGcagcgacgtcgccggcgccgtcatgcTGCACGGTACTGACACCCTCGAGGAGACG TccttcggcgtcgacctgACTTTCAACTGCTCCAAGCCGTTCGTGGCCACGGGGGCGATGCGTCCCGACACCTACGTCTCGCCGGACGGCTACTCCAACATCTACCAGGcggtcgctgccgccgcgtcgccgtcctcgcgcGACCGCGGCGCCCTCATCGCCTTCAACGACAG GATCACCTCGGTCTACTACTCGACTAAGCTCAACGCCAACACGCCCGACACGTTCAAGGCGCTCGAGCAGGGCAGCCTCGGGGCCTTCCTCGCGGGCCAGCCGTTCTacttcttcggcgccgcgTACCCGACCGGACGGCCCCACTTTGACGTGTCCGATACGACGGagctgccggccgtggccgtcgtctACTGCCATC AGGGCTTCGACGCCTCGTCGATGCACGCCGCTGTCGCGAACGGCGCAAA AGGCCTCGTGATCCTCGGACCCGGCGCGGCGTCCCTCAGCAACGAAGCcaaggccgcggccgccgacctcttcgagaaggggatcccgaccgtcgccgccccgCGCCCGGCCTCGGGCGCCGCTGTCCCCCGTCCCGTCCTCGAGCCCGT CATCTACTCAAGctacctcggcggcgagcaggcgCGCGTCATGCTGCAGCTCGCTATCAACGCCGGGTACGGCCTGGAGGCGATCCGGGACCTGTTCGAGCACCCGCTGCGGAGCGCCGTATACGATAACCCCGCGAGCCGGGAGCTGTATTACCCTTGA